One genomic region from Thalassomonas viridans encodes:
- a CDS encoding efflux RND transporter periplasmic adaptor subunit, with protein sequence MRAFLISVLLFSQALMMTIFSPPARAEVTQVDVVYPETSQSHQVLQLTGTVEARQNAELSTQQSGLVAALYVEAGDKVAKGAKLLTLDDTLARLSLAEEKANVESAKVALAEAERLYKEVLALSKQKVVAETLIGERKAGVAGARAELAMRRASLALQQEVVSRHTLYAPFAGVIASRNADLGEWVSQQTRVFNLVQQQELRLNLAIPQEYYGRLANREQIPVTVTPDFTDAAAIEAKLSRLVAVSNNQSRTLTAHIDLPREANLVAGMSARAEIKLPQSRENLVWLPKSAIKQHPDGGASIFAVVDNKAKRFLVKVVRQQDGKVAVSGAPQNQALVMSGIELMREGHELKINSVQGQPL encoded by the coding sequence ATGCGCGCTTTTTTAATTTCTGTGCTGCTTTTTAGCCAGGCACTTATGATGACGATATTTTCCCCGCCCGCCCGGGCTGAGGTAACCCAGGTCGATGTTGTTTATCCTGAAACCAGCCAAAGTCATCAGGTGCTGCAGTTAACCGGCACGGTTGAGGCAAGGCAAAATGCCGAGCTGTCGACCCAGCAGTCGGGGTTGGTGGCCGCCCTCTATGTCGAAGCGGGGGATAAAGTGGCCAAAGGCGCCAAACTGCTGACCTTGGACGATACCCTGGCACGCCTGAGCCTCGCGGAGGAAAAAGCCAATGTCGAGTCCGCCAAAGTAGCCCTGGCGGAAGCCGAACGTTTGTATAAAGAAGTGCTGGCCCTGTCAAAACAGAAAGTAGTCGCAGAAACCCTGATCGGCGAACGTAAGGCCGGGGTTGCCGGCGCCAGGGCCGAACTTGCCATGCGCCGGGCCAGCCTGGCATTGCAGCAGGAAGTGGTCAGCCGCCATACCCTGTACGCGCCTTTTGCCGGTGTTATTGCCAGCAGAAACGCCGATCTCGGCGAGTGGGTCAGCCAGCAAACCCGGGTCTTTAACCTGGTGCAACAACAGGAGTTGCGATTAAACCTGGCCATACCGCAGGAATATTACGGCCGGCTGGCGAACCGGGAACAAATTCCGGTTACCGTTACCCCGGACTTTACCGATGCAGCCGCCATAGAGGCAAAACTGAGCCGTCTGGTGGCGGTGTCCAACAACCAGAGCCGTACCCTGACCGCCCATATAGATTTACCCCGCGAGGCCAACCTGGTGGCGGGCATGTCGGCCAGGGCGGAAATCAAATTGCCCCAAAGCAGGGAAAACCTGGTCTGGTTGCCGAAATCGGCGATCAAACAACACCCGGACGGCGGCGCCAGCATCTTTGCCGTAGTCGATAACAAGGCCAAACGCTTTCTGGTCAAAGTGGTCAGGCAGCAAGACGGCAAAGTGGCCGTCTCGGGGGCGCCGCAAAACCAGGCGCTGGTGATGTCGGGCATAGAGCTGATGCGCGAGGGCCATGAGCTGAAAATCAATTCGGTACAAGGCCAGCCGTTATGA
- a CDS encoding AraC family transcriptional regulator, which yields MTKEITASSLYIRMLFRALNKFETDKDELKKICEINKVASDCKRAGITEISRIWECTAEILPCTHLGLFLGKNIHLVDYGVISFLWMNCENLKQALEYTCEFKCLLNENLEACLRREKDLYVYTLQEKHKQSGHIIDFDFSSILWMGRMLSKKEKEIYFHSIEFTSPPVGNKSHYEDFFSCPVSFNRENNLIRIPAAVLETPIYSPNLKFKPEMLSLVKGLLCDELGPGFLENVEQFINDSLSAGVRPSLGEISSFFAQSPSTFKRSLKEKGYSYSDICNKVVMQNAEKMLKSNAMTVFEIALSLDFSSSSAFHRAFKRWKGVTPREYVKNSC from the coding sequence ATGACTAAGGAAATCACAGCCTCATCGCTATATATCAGGATGCTTTTCAGGGCATTAAATAAATTTGAAACGGATAAAGATGAGCTGAAAAAAATCTGTGAAATTAATAAGGTAGCCAGTGACTGCAAGCGGGCCGGCATAACAGAGATATCAAGGATATGGGAATGTACCGCGGAAATTTTACCCTGCACGCATCTGGGCCTATTCCTGGGGAAAAACATACACCTGGTCGACTACGGGGTGATCTCATTTTTGTGGATGAACTGTGAGAACCTGAAACAGGCGCTTGAATATACCTGTGAATTTAAGTGCCTGTTAAACGAGAACCTGGAAGCCTGCCTCAGGCGGGAAAAAGATCTTTATGTCTATACTTTGCAGGAGAAGCACAAGCAATCCGGCCATATCATTGATTTTGATTTCTCTTCCATCTTATGGATGGGCAGAATGCTGTCTAAAAAAGAAAAAGAGATTTATTTTCACTCCATAGAGTTTACCTCTCCCCCGGTCGGCAATAAATCCCATTATGAAGACTTTTTCTCTTGTCCTGTCAGTTTCAATAGAGAAAACAACCTGATAAGAATTCCGGCGGCTGTGCTTGAAACCCCCATTTATTCGCCGAACTTAAAGTTTAAACCGGAAATGCTGAGTCTGGTAAAGGGCCTGCTATGTGATGAATTGGGGCCAGGCTTTCTTGAAAATGTCGAACAATTTATTAATGACTCATTATCGGCCGGGGTGCGTCCCAGCCTGGGGGAAATATCTTCTTTTTTTGCCCAGTCGCCGAGCACTTTTAAACGTTCGTTAAAAGAAAAAGGCTACAGTTACTCGGACATATGCAATAAGGTGGTGATGCAAAACGCCGAGAAAATGCTAAAAAGCAATGCCATGACGGTGTTTGAAATCGCCCTCTCGCTGGACTTCTCCAGCAGCAGCGCCTTTCACCGGGCATTTAAACGCTGGAAAGGGGTTACCCCCAGAGAATACGTTAAAAATTCTTGCTAG